In Mycobacterium sp. JS623, one genomic interval encodes:
- the carB gene encoding carbamoyl-phosphate synthase large subunit, translating into MPRRTDLNHVLVIGSGPIVIGQACEFDYSGTQACRVLRAEGLQVSLVNSNPATIMTDPEYADHTYVEPITPAFVEKVIAQQAKRGNKIDAVLATLGGQTALNTAVALYENGVLEKYNVEMIGADFEAIQRGEDRQRFKDIVAKVGGESARSRVCFTMDEVRETVAELGLPVVVRPSFTMGGLGSGMAYSTEDVDRMAGDGLAASPSANVLIEESIYGWKEFELELMRDHHDNVVVVCSIENVDPMGVHTGDSVTVAPAMTLTDREYQKMRDLGIAILREVGVDTGGCNIQFAVNPADGRLIVIEMNPRVSRSSALASKATGFPIAKIAAKLAIGYTLDEILNDITKETPACFEPTLDYVVVKAPRFAFEKFPGADPTLTTTMKSVGEAMSLGRNFIEALGKVMRSLETGRAGFWTAPEPEMSVDDLLEGLRTPTDGRLYDIEQALRLGATVEQVAEASGVDPWFVEQIAGLVALRSELLDAPVLDEALLRRSKHYGLSDRQIAALRPELAGEVGVRALRQRLGIHPVFKTVDTCAAEFEAKTPYHYSSYELDPAAETEVSPQAEKPKVLILGSGPNRIGQGIEFDYSCVHAATTLSQAGFETVMVNCNPETVSTDYDTADRLYFEPLTFEDVLEVYYAESASGKGGPGVVGVIVQLGGQTPLGLAERLEKAGVPIVGTSPKAIDLAEDRGAFGEVLRAAGLPAPRFGMATSFEQARRIAAEIGYPVLVRPSYVLGGRGMEIVYDDETLEGYITRATQLSPEHPVLVDRFLEDAIEIDVDALCDGTEVYIGGIMEHIEEAGIHSGDSACALPPVTLGRSDIEAVRRATEAIAHGIGVVGLLNVQYALKDDVLYVLEANPRASRTVPFVSKATAVPLAKACARVMLGASISQLREEGMLAKTGDGATTARNAPVAVKEAVLPFNRFRKADGAQVDSLLGPEMKSTGEVMGIDHDFGTAFAKSQTAAYGSLPAEGTVFVSVANRDKRSLVFPVKRLADLGFRVLATAGTAEMLRRNGIPCDEVRKHFEEPSPGRPELSAVDAIRAGEVDMVINTPYGNSGPRIDGYEIRSAAVSVNIPCVTTVQGASAAVQGIEAGIRGDIDVMSLQELHSTLGS; encoded by the coding sequence ATGCCGAGGCGGACTGACCTCAACCACGTGCTGGTGATCGGCTCAGGGCCGATCGTCATCGGGCAGGCCTGCGAATTCGACTACTCGGGCACCCAGGCGTGTCGCGTGCTGCGCGCAGAGGGCCTGCAAGTGAGCCTGGTCAACTCCAACCCGGCCACGATCATGACCGATCCCGAATACGCCGACCACACCTACGTGGAGCCGATCACGCCGGCGTTCGTCGAGAAGGTGATCGCCCAGCAAGCCAAGCGCGGCAACAAGATTGACGCGGTGCTGGCCACCCTCGGTGGGCAGACGGCATTGAATACCGCCGTCGCGCTGTACGAGAACGGCGTGCTCGAGAAGTACAACGTCGAGATGATCGGCGCCGACTTCGAGGCCATCCAGCGGGGCGAAGACCGGCAGCGGTTCAAGGACATCGTCGCGAAGGTCGGCGGCGAATCGGCGCGCTCCCGCGTGTGTTTCACCATGGACGAGGTTCGCGAGACGGTCGCCGAACTCGGGCTGCCGGTAGTGGTGCGCCCGTCGTTCACGATGGGCGGCCTTGGGTCCGGCATGGCGTATTCCACCGAGGACGTGGACCGGATGGCGGGCGACGGACTCGCGGCTTCGCCAAGCGCCAATGTGCTGATCGAGGAATCCATCTACGGCTGGAAGGAATTCGAGCTCGAGCTGATGCGCGACCACCACGATAACGTGGTCGTGGTGTGCTCGATCGAGAACGTCGACCCGATGGGTGTGCACACCGGCGACTCGGTGACCGTCGCGCCGGCGATGACGCTGACCGACCGCGAGTATCAGAAAATGCGCGACCTCGGCATCGCGATCCTGCGCGAGGTCGGGGTCGACACCGGCGGCTGCAACATCCAGTTCGCGGTCAACCCGGCCGATGGCCGCCTGATCGTCATCGAGATGAACCCGCGGGTGTCGCGCTCGTCTGCTCTGGCGTCCAAGGCCACCGGCTTTCCGATCGCGAAGATCGCCGCCAAGCTGGCCATCGGCTACACCCTCGATGAAATCCTCAACGACATCACCAAGGAAACCCCCGCCTGCTTCGAGCCGACGCTGGACTACGTCGTGGTCAAGGCGCCGCGGTTCGCCTTCGAGAAGTTCCCCGGTGCGGACCCCACGCTGACCACCACGATGAAGTCCGTTGGCGAGGCGATGTCGTTGGGCCGCAACTTCATCGAAGCTCTCGGCAAGGTGATGCGGTCGCTGGAGACTGGGCGAGCCGGGTTTTGGACCGCGCCGGAGCCTGAGATGTCGGTCGACGACCTGCTCGAGGGTCTCAGGACGCCGACGGACGGCCGGCTCTACGACATCGAACAGGCGCTTCGCCTGGGCGCGACCGTCGAGCAGGTGGCGGAGGCGTCGGGGGTCGACCCCTGGTTCGTCGAGCAGATCGCCGGGCTGGTGGCGCTGCGCTCCGAGCTGCTGGATGCGCCCGTGCTGGACGAGGCGCTGTTGCGACGCAGCAAGCACTACGGCCTGTCCGACCGCCAGATCGCTGCGCTGCGACCGGAATTGGCTGGCGAAGTCGGGGTGCGCGCACTGCGCCAGCGGCTCGGCATCCATCCCGTGTTCAAGACGGTCGACACCTGTGCGGCCGAGTTCGAGGCCAAGACCCCGTACCACTACAGCAGCTACGAGCTGGACCCCGCAGCCGAAACCGAAGTCTCCCCGCAGGCCGAGAAGCCCAAGGTACTCATCCTCGGCTCCGGCCCGAACCGGATCGGGCAGGGCATCGAATTCGACTACAGCTGCGTGCACGCCGCCACGACCCTGAGCCAGGCCGGTTTCGAAACCGTGATGGTCAACTGCAACCCCGAGACGGTGTCGACCGACTACGACACCGCAGATCGGCTGTACTTCGAGCCGCTGACGTTCGAAGACGTGCTCGAGGTGTACTACGCCGAATCTGCTTCCGGGAAGGGCGGTCCCGGCGTCGTCGGCGTCATCGTGCAACTCGGTGGGCAGACACCGCTCGGGCTGGCCGAGCGCCTCGAGAAGGCCGGTGTCCCGATCGTCGGCACCAGCCCCAAGGCGATCGACTTGGCCGAAGACCGCGGCGCTTTCGGCGAGGTGCTACGGGCCGCGGGGCTGCCCGCGCCGCGGTTCGGCATGGCCACCAGCTTTGAGCAGGCCCGCCGCATCGCTGCCGAGATCGGCTATCCGGTGCTGGTGCGCCCGTCCTACGTGCTGGGCGGCCGCGGCATGGAGATCGTCTACGACGATGAGACGCTGGAGGGCTACATCACCCGCGCCACCCAGCTGTCGCCCGAACATCCCGTGCTGGTCGACCGGTTCCTCGAGGACGCCATCGAAATCGACGTCGACGCGCTCTGCGACGGGACCGAGGTCTACATCGGCGGCATCATGGAGCACATCGAGGAGGCGGGCATCCACTCCGGCGATTCGGCGTGCGCGCTGCCTCCTGTCACCTTGGGCCGCAGCGACATCGAGGCCGTGCGGCGTGCCACCGAGGCGATCGCCCACGGCATCGGGGTCGTCGGCCTGCTCAACGTGCAGTACGCACTCAAGGACGATGTGCTCTACGTGCTGGAGGCCAACCCACGCGCGAGCCGCACAGTGCCGTTCGTGTCAAAAGCCACGGCAGTCCCGCTGGCCAAAGCGTGCGCGCGAGTCATGTTGGGCGCCAGCATCTCTCAACTGCGCGAGGAAGGCATGCTAGCCAAGACGGGCGACGGCGCCACCACTGCCCGCAACGCACCCGTCGCGGTGAAGGAAGCCGTGCTGCCGTTCAACAGGTTCCGCAAGGCCGATGGCGCCCAGGTCGACTCGCTGCTCGGCCCGGAGATGAAGTCGACCGGCGAGGTGATGGGCATCGACCACGACTTCGGCACGGCGTTCGCGAAGAGTCAGACAGCCGCCTACGGGTCGCTCCCCGCTGAAGGCACAGTATTCGTCTCGGTCGCCAACCGCGACAAGCGCTCGCTTGTGTTCCCGGTCAAGCGGCTCGCCGACTTGGGCTTCCGGGTGCTGGCCACCGCAGGCACCGCGGAGATGCTACGGCGCAACGGCATTCCGTGCGACGAGGTGCGCAAGCACTTCGAAGAACCCAGCCCGGGCCGCCCGGAGTTGTCGGCCGTCGACGCGATTCGCGCCGGCGAGGTCGACATGGTGATCAACACGCCGTACGGCAACTCCGGTCCGCGCATCGACGGTTACGAAATCCGTTCTGCCGCAGTGTCGGTGAACATCCCATGCGTGACGACCGTGCAGGGCGCCTCGGCGGCGGTGCAAGGCATCGAGGCAGGCATCCGCGGTGATATCGACGTGATGTCGCTGCAGGAACTGCACAGCACCTTGGGTTCATAG
- the pyrF gene encoding orotidine-5'-phosphate decarboxylase, producing MDGFGRRLADAVSRRGPLCPGIDPHRELLRAWDLSTDSDGLATFCDICVQAFADFAVVKPQVAFFEAFGAKGFAVLERTIGALQSSGVLVLADAKRGDIGSTMAAYADAWAGDSPLASDAVTASPYLGFGSLQPLLDTAKAHGRGVFVLAATSNPEGASVQRAKTDGGTVAQSIVDAAAAVNRESSPEPGSVGVVVGATLSDPPDLSALAGPVLVPGVGAQGGRLEALGGLGGALPGQLLPAVSRDILRAGPDVAALHAAAERFRDAVAYLA from the coding sequence GTGGACGGGTTCGGGCGGCGGCTGGCCGACGCGGTGTCGCGGCGCGGGCCGCTGTGCCCGGGCATCGATCCGCACAGGGAGCTCCTGCGGGCGTGGGACCTGTCAACGGACAGCGACGGCCTCGCCACGTTCTGCGACATCTGCGTGCAAGCCTTCGCCGACTTCGCCGTCGTCAAGCCGCAGGTTGCGTTCTTCGAAGCGTTCGGGGCCAAGGGTTTCGCAGTGCTGGAGCGGACGATCGGTGCGCTGCAGTCGTCGGGTGTGCTCGTGCTGGCCGACGCGAAACGTGGCGACATCGGCTCGACGATGGCGGCGTACGCCGACGCCTGGGCGGGTGATTCGCCGCTTGCCTCCGACGCGGTGACCGCTTCGCCGTATCTCGGATTCGGGTCTCTCCAACCGCTGCTCGACACCGCGAAGGCGCATGGCCGCGGCGTGTTCGTCCTCGCCGCAACGTCGAACCCCGAGGGCGCCAGCGTGCAGCGGGCCAAGACCGACGGCGGCACCGTCGCGCAGTCGATCGTCGATGCCGCCGCAGCAGTCAACCGCGAGTCATCTCCGGAGCCGGGGTCCGTCGGCGTCGTCGTCGGTGCCACGCTGTCCGACCCGCCGGACCTCAGCGCGCTTGCCGGTCCGGTCCTGGTGCCCGGCGTCGGCGCGCAGGGCGGGCGACTCGAGGCGCTAGGCGGCCTCGGCGGGGCGCTACCAGGGCAGCTGCTGCCCGCTGTGTCGCGCGACATCCTGCGTGCCGGGCCCGACGTGGCCGCGCTACACGCTGCTGCCGAACGCTTCCGCGACGCGGTGGCATACCTGGCATGA
- a CDS encoding dihydroorotase, giving the protein MTSVLIRGVRLYGEGDRADVLASDGQIADIGADLPAPDDADVFDATDQVLLPGFVDLHTHLREPGREYAEDIETGSAAAALGGYTAVFAMANTNPVADSPVVTDHVWYRGQQVGLVDVHPVGAVTMGLAGKQLTEMGMMAGGAGQVRMFSDDGICVDDPLIMRRALEYATGLGVLIAQHAEEPRLTVGAVAHEGPNAARLGLAGWPRAAEESIVARDALLARDAGARVHICHASTAGTVEIVKWAKAQGISITAEVTPHHLLLDDARLATYDGRNRVNPPLREASDAEALRQALADGVIDCVATDHAPHAEHEKMCEFAHARPGMLGLQTALSVVVETMVRPGLLTWRDVARVMSENPARIVGLPDHGRPLEIGEPANLTVVDPDATWTVEGSALASRSDNTPYESMELPAAVTLTLLRGKVTARDGKSPA; this is encoded by the coding sequence ATGACCAGTGTCTTGATTCGAGGAGTACGTCTATACGGCGAAGGCGACAGGGCCGACGTCCTCGCGTCCGACGGCCAGATCGCGGACATCGGGGCAGACCTGCCCGCGCCCGACGACGCCGACGTCTTCGACGCCACCGATCAGGTGCTGCTTCCTGGCTTCGTCGACCTGCACACCCACCTACGTGAACCGGGCCGGGAGTACGCCGAGGACATCGAAACGGGTTCGGCGGCTGCGGCTTTGGGCGGTTACACCGCGGTCTTCGCGATGGCCAACACCAATCCGGTCGCCGACAGCCCCGTCGTCACTGATCACGTGTGGTACCGCGGCCAGCAGGTCGGGCTCGTCGATGTGCATCCCGTCGGCGCGGTGACCATGGGGTTAGCGGGCAAGCAGCTCACGGAGATGGGCATGATGGCCGGGGGCGCAGGGCAGGTGCGGATGTTCTCCGACGACGGCATCTGCGTCGACGATCCGCTGATCATGCGCCGCGCTTTGGAGTACGCCACCGGCCTGGGTGTGCTCATCGCTCAGCACGCCGAGGAGCCGCGTCTGACAGTCGGCGCCGTCGCGCACGAAGGACCCAACGCCGCCCGGCTCGGGCTTGCCGGCTGGCCGCGCGCCGCGGAGGAATCCATCGTCGCGCGCGACGCGCTGCTGGCCCGTGATGCGGGCGCGCGGGTACACATCTGCCACGCGTCTACCGCGGGCACCGTCGAGATCGTCAAATGGGCCAAGGCACAAGGCATTTCGATCACCGCCGAGGTGACACCCCACCATCTGCTCCTCGACGATGCCCGGCTGGCCACCTACGACGGCCGCAACCGCGTCAACCCGCCGCTGCGTGAGGCCTCTGACGCAGAGGCGCTGCGCCAGGCGCTTGCCGACGGCGTGATCGACTGTGTCGCCACCGACCATGCGCCCCACGCCGAGCACGAGAAGATGTGCGAGTTCGCCCACGCACGGCCTGGCATGCTCGGACTGCAGACCGCGCTGTCGGTGGTGGTCGAGACGATGGTGCGCCCCGGCCTGCTGACATGGCGTGACGTCGCGCGGGTGATGAGCGAAAACCCCGCCCGCATAGTCGGATTGCCCGACCACGGCCGACCGCTGGAGATCGGGGAACCCGCCAACCTGACCGTCGTCGACCCCGACGCCACCTGGACAGTCGAGGGTTCCGCGTTGGCCAGCCGCTCGGACAACACGCCTTATGAGTCGATGGAACTGCCCGCGGCCGTCACGCTGACGCTGCTGCGGGGCAAGGTGACAGCGCGCGATGGGAAGAGCCCGGCGTGA
- the mihF gene encoding integration host factor, actinobacterial type produces MALPQLTDEQRAAALEKAAAARRARAELKDRLKRGGTNLKQVLKDAETDEVLGKMKVSALLEALPKVGKVKAQEIMTELEIAPTRRLRGLGDRQRKALLEKFDFS; encoded by the coding sequence GTGGCCCTTCCCCAGTTGACCGACGAACAGCGCGCGGCAGCGTTGGAGAAGGCTGCTGCCGCACGTCGAGCACGTGCCGAACTCAAGGATCGGCTCAAGCGCGGCGGCACCAACCTCAAGCAGGTGCTGAAGGATGCCGAGACCGACGAGGTCTTGGGCAAGATGAAGGTTTCTGCGCTTCTGGAGGCATTGCCCAAAGTCGGCAAGGTCAAGGCGCAGGAAATCATGACCGAACTCGAGATCGCCCCGACCCGCCGTCTGCGCGGCCTGGGCGATCGTCAGCGGAAGGCGCTGCTGGAAAAGTTCGACTTCTCGTAA
- the gmk gene encoding guanylate kinase → MSEGGGPASTRRSKAPVLVLSGPSAVGKSTVVRCLRDRIPDLHFSVSVTTRAPRPGEVDGVDYAFVTPERFQQLIDDGALLEWAEIHSGLHRSGTPAAPVREATEAGRPVLIEVDLAGARAVKQAMPEVITVFLAPPSWAELESRLSARGTETPEVMARRLATARAELAAQSDFDAVVVNSELESACTELVSLLVGRTC, encoded by the coding sequence GTGAGCGAAGGCGGAGGGCCGGCCAGCACTCGGCGCTCTAAGGCACCGGTCTTGGTGTTGTCCGGCCCGTCTGCCGTCGGGAAATCCACAGTCGTCCGCTGCCTGCGGGACCGGATTCCTGACCTGCACTTTTCCGTGTCCGTCACCACCAGGGCGCCCCGCCCCGGTGAGGTGGACGGCGTCGACTACGCGTTCGTGACCCCCGAACGGTTCCAGCAGCTGATCGATGACGGTGCCCTGCTGGAATGGGCGGAAATTCACAGTGGCTTGCACAGATCGGGAACGCCCGCCGCGCCGGTACGCGAGGCAACCGAGGCAGGCCGCCCAGTCCTGATCGAAGTCGATCTGGCAGGCGCGCGGGCAGTCAAGCAGGCAATGCCCGAGGTCATCACCGTTTTTTTGGCCCCACCCAGTTGGGCGGAGCTGGAGAGCCGGTTGTCCGCTCGAGGCACCGAAACCCCCGAGGTGATGGCGCGCCGGCTGGCCACCGCACGGGCCGAATTGGCCGCTCAGAGTGACTTCGACGCGGTCGTCGTGAACAGCGAGTTGGAATCTGCCTGCACCGAATTGGTATCCTTGCTGGTGGGCAGGACTTGTTGA
- the pyrR gene encoding bifunctional pyr operon transcriptional regulator/uracil phosphoribosyltransferase PyrR has product MGSSAASSGTDRELMSAADVGRTISRIAHQIIEKTALDGSDAPRVILLGIPTRGVTLAARLADKIKEFSGVTVPHGALDITLYRDDLDFKPPRPLEDTSIPEGGIDGTLVVLVDDVLYTGRSVRSALDALRDIGRPRAVQLAVLVDRGHRELPLRADYVGKNVPTSRSENVKVRLSEDDQIEGIWIAPQGGPTR; this is encoded by the coding sequence TTGGGCTCTAGCGCAGCCTCATCAGGCACCGACCGGGAGTTGATGTCCGCAGCGGACGTCGGTCGAACCATCTCCCGCATCGCCCATCAGATCATCGAAAAGACCGCTCTCGACGGCTCCGATGCCCCCCGCGTCATCCTCCTCGGCATCCCGACCAGGGGCGTCACCCTCGCCGCGCGGCTGGCCGACAAGATCAAGGAATTCTCCGGAGTCACCGTCCCGCACGGCGCCCTCGACATCACGCTCTACCGCGACGACCTCGACTTCAAGCCGCCGCGTCCACTCGAGGACACCTCCATTCCTGAAGGCGGCATCGACGGCACGCTGGTCGTCCTCGTCGACGACGTCCTCTACACCGGGCGCTCGGTCCGCTCGGCTCTGGACGCGCTGCGCGACATCGGCAGGCCCCGCGCCGTGCAGCTTGCGGTCCTCGTCGACCGCGGCCACCGGGAGTTGCCGCTGCGTGCGGATTACGTCGGCAAGAACGTGCCAACCTCGCGTAGCGAGAACGTCAAGGTCCGGCTCTCCGAAGACGATCAAATCGAAGGCATCTGGATCGCACCTCAGGGAGGGCCAACACGATGA
- a CDS encoding aspartate carbamoyltransferase catalytic subunit, with translation MKHLLSAGDLSRDDALAILDDADRFSQSLLGREVKKLPTLRGRTIITMFYENSTRTRVSFEVAGKWMSADVINVSASGSSVSKGESLRDTALTLRAAGADALIIRHPASGAAQQLAEWTATEHGGPVVINAGDGTHEHPTQALLDALTIRQRLGSIDGKRVVIVGDVLHSRVARSNVLLLATLGAEVVLVAPPTLLPVGVAEWPVTVSHDLDAELPLADAVLMLRVQAERMNGGFFPSAREYSVLYGLSEKRQALLPGNAVVLHPGPMVRGMEIAFSVADSTQSAVLQQVSNGVHVRMAVLFHLLVGAGQEAISA, from the coding sequence ATGAAGCATCTGCTCTCGGCCGGCGACCTGTCCCGCGACGACGCGCTGGCCATTCTCGACGACGCCGACCGGTTCAGCCAGTCATTGCTCGGCCGCGAGGTCAAGAAATTGCCGACGCTCCGCGGCCGCACCATCATCACGATGTTCTACGAGAACTCCACCCGCACCCGGGTCTCGTTCGAGGTGGCGGGCAAGTGGATGAGCGCCGACGTCATCAACGTCAGCGCTTCGGGATCGTCTGTCTCCAAAGGAGAGTCGCTGCGCGACACCGCGTTGACGCTGCGGGCCGCAGGCGCTGACGCGTTGATCATCCGCCATCCTGCCTCCGGCGCAGCCCAGCAGCTCGCCGAATGGACGGCGACCGAGCATGGCGGCCCGGTGGTGATCAACGCCGGCGACGGCACCCACGAACATCCGACGCAGGCGCTACTCGACGCGCTGACCATCCGGCAGCGGCTGGGCAGCATCGACGGCAAGCGGGTGGTGATCGTCGGCGACGTCCTCCACAGCCGGGTCGCGCGCTCCAATGTGCTGCTGCTCGCCACCCTCGGCGCCGAAGTGGTGCTCGTCGCGCCGCCCACCTTGCTGCCGGTCGGCGTCGCCGAGTGGCCGGTCACCGTTTCACATGACCTCGATGCCGAACTGCCGCTGGCCGACGCGGTGCTCATGCTGCGCGTCCAGGCAGAGCGGATGAACGGCGGCTTCTTCCCGTCGGCGCGCGAGTACTCGGTCCTCTACGGACTCTCCGAGAAGCGTCAGGCGCTGCTGCCCGGCAACGCCGTGGTGCTGCACCCTGGCCCGATGGTGCGCGGCATGGAGATTGCGTTCTCGGTCGCCGATTCGACGCAATCGGCGGTGCTGCAGCAGGTTTCCAACGGTGTGCACGTTCGAATGGCGGTGCTGTTCCACTTACTCGTCGGCGCCGGGCAGGAGGCGATCAGCGCATGA
- the rpoZ gene encoding DNA-directed RNA polymerase subunit omega, translating to MSTPHADAQLAAVDDIDPSAASAYDTPLGITNPPIDELLDRASSKYALVIYAAKRARQINDYYNQLGDGILEYVGPLVEPGLQEKPLSIAMREIHEDLLEHTEGES from the coding sequence GTGAGCACCCCGCACGCCGATGCGCAGCTGGCCGCTGTGGACGACATCGACCCGTCCGCCGCCAGCGCCTACGACACGCCGTTGGGCATCACCAACCCGCCCATCGACGAGTTGCTGGACCGCGCGTCGAGCAAGTACGCGCTGGTGATCTATGCCGCCAAGCGGGCGCGCCAGATCAACGACTACTACAACCAGCTCGGCGACGGCATCCTCGAATACGTCGGCCCGCTGGTCGAGCCTGGCCTGCAGGAAAAGCCTCTGTCGATCGCTATGCGCGAGATCCACGAAGACCTGCTCGAGCACACCGAGGGCGAGTCGTAG
- a CDS encoding PH-like domain-containing protein: MNTGTLITMLIIAAALAALIALAIRQMMRGWLHRAQRQAQLIGTLPQLPDTVGPALIPATKGLYVGSTLAPSWLDRIAVGDLGYRAKAVLTRYPEGIMLQRTGAGPIWIPDDSIEAIRTEKGIAGKAMTHEGILAIRWRLPSGAEIDTGFRADDRREYDRWLEVA; this comes from the coding sequence GTGAACACCGGAACGCTTATCACGATGCTGATCATCGCCGCCGCGCTGGCAGCGCTGATCGCGTTGGCGATCCGGCAGATGATGCGCGGCTGGCTGCACCGTGCCCAGCGGCAGGCGCAATTGATCGGCACGCTGCCGCAGCTGCCGGATACTGTCGGCCCGGCGCTGATTCCCGCGACAAAGGGTCTCTACGTCGGCAGCACGTTGGCGCCCAGCTGGCTCGATCGCATCGCCGTCGGTGACCTCGGCTATCGCGCCAAGGCCGTGTTGACCCGCTATCCCGAAGGAATCATGTTGCAGCGCACCGGTGCCGGGCCCATCTGGATACCGGACGACTCGATCGAAGCGATCCGCACCGAGAAGGGCATCGCAGGCAAGGCGATGACCCATGAAGGCATCCTGGCCATCCGCTGGCGGTTGCCGTCGGGCGCCGAAATCGACACCGGGTTTCGCGCCGACGATCGCCGCGAGTACGACCGATGGCTGGAGGTCGCATGA
- the carA gene encoding glutamine-hydrolyzing carbamoyl-phosphate synthase small subunit, whose product MSKAVLVLEDGRIFTGTEFGAVGQTLGEAVFSTGMSGYQETLTDPSYHGQIVVATAPQIGNTGWNHEDAESRGDKIWVAGYAVRDPSPRASNWRASGTLEDELVRQGIVGIAGIDTRAVVRHLRSLGSMKAGVFSGAALADPEKLLNRVRNQPSMLGANLAGEVSTDATYIVEPDGPQRFTVAAIDLGIKTNTPRNFARRGVRSHVLPSTVEFGQIADLNPDGVFLSNGPGDPATADHIVGVTRDVLGAGIPLFGICFGNQILGRALGRSTYKMVFGHRGINVPVIDHATGRVAVTAQNHGFALEGERGEVFDTPFGRAEVSHTCANDGVVEGIKLVDGRAFSVQYHPEAAAGPHDAEYLFDQFVDLMSGGR is encoded by the coding sequence ATGAGTAAGGCAGTACTCGTCCTCGAGGACGGCCGCATCTTCACCGGTACCGAGTTCGGAGCGGTGGGCCAGACACTCGGCGAAGCGGTGTTCTCCACCGGGATGTCCGGTTATCAGGAGACGCTCACCGACCCGAGTTATCACGGGCAGATCGTCGTGGCGACGGCACCGCAGATCGGCAACACCGGGTGGAATCACGAGGACGCCGAAAGTCGCGGCGACAAGATCTGGGTGGCCGGCTACGCAGTTCGTGACCCCTCGCCGCGTGCCTCGAACTGGCGTGCCAGCGGCACCCTCGAAGACGAACTCGTGCGCCAGGGCATCGTCGGCATCGCCGGCATCGACACTCGGGCAGTGGTGCGCCACCTGCGCAGCCTCGGCTCGATGAAGGCCGGGGTGTTCTCGGGAGCCGCGCTGGCCGACCCGGAGAAGCTGCTGAATAGGGTGCGCAACCAGCCGTCGATGCTCGGTGCCAATCTCGCAGGCGAAGTCAGCACCGACGCCACCTACATCGTGGAACCCGATGGGCCGCAACGATTCACCGTCGCCGCGATCGACCTCGGCATCAAAACCAACACGCCGCGCAACTTCGCGCGACGCGGCGTCCGCAGCCACGTGCTGCCGTCGACGGTGGAGTTCGGACAGATCGCCGACCTCAATCCCGACGGTGTCTTCCTGTCCAACGGTCCGGGCGACCCTGCGACCGCCGACCACATTGTCGGCGTCACCCGAGACGTGCTCGGCGCCGGAATCCCGCTGTTCGGCATCTGCTTCGGCAACCAGATCCTGGGCAGGGCGTTGGGCCGCTCGACCTACAAGATGGTGTTCGGACACCGCGGCATCAATGTTCCGGTCATCGACCATGCCACCGGGCGGGTCGCAGTGACCGCACAGAACCACGGGTTCGCATTAGAAGGAGAGCGTGGCGAGGTCTTTGATACCCCGTTCGGACGCGCCGAGGTCAGCCACACCTGCGCCAACGACGGTGTCGTCGAGGGCATCAAACTCGTTGACGGCCGCGCCTTTTCGGTGCAATACCACCCGGAGGCGGCAGCGGGCCCGCACGACGCCGAGTACCTGTTCGACCAGTTCGTCGACCTGATGAGTGGAGGGCGATGA